Genomic window (Salvelinus namaycush isolate Seneca chromosome 10, SaNama_1.0, whole genome shotgun sequence):
CCCGGATAGATGATGCCACTCAAGAACCTGCGAACTGCAAGGACATGATAGCTTGGGGTGAGTGGTTATGCATTTCAATGTATGTGGTATTTTGTGGGTAACATGAATTGTCTTTGGGTGACCCAAGGTCCTCCCTATAAAGTCAGAGTTGAAATATTGTTTTTAAAACTGAATTGTTATGGTTGCTGATTAGGACACATCATTTTTAATATGTCCTtcattttcaaaatgcatactgaaATACAtaggctatacagtgcattcagaaagtattcagacccattgactttttccacattttgttacggtacagccttattctaaaattgcttaaaTTCATTTTtccctgatcaatctacacacagtaccccataatgacaaagtgaatacagtttttttttttattattgctaattaaaaatttaaaaaaagcaacatacaaacagaaataccttattttcataactattcacaccctttgctatgagactcgaaattgagctcaggtgcatcctgtttccattgatcatccttgagatgtatctacaacttgactggagtccacttgtggtaaatttaattgattggacatgatttggaaagacacacaccacaggtgacagtgcatgtcagagcaaaaaccaagccatgaggtcgaaggaattgtccgtagagctccaagacaggattgtgtcgaggcacagatctggggaagggcacaaaaacatttctgcagcattgaaggtccccaagaacacagtgcccgccatcattcttcaatggaagaaggttggaaccaccaaagactcttcctagagctggctgcttggccaaactgagaaatcggggagaagggccttggtcagggaggtgaccaagaacccgatggtcactgacagagcttcagagttcctctgtggagatgggagagccttccagaaggacaaccagctctgcagcactccaccaatcaggccttaatggtagagaggccagacagaagccactcctcagtaaaaggcacatgacagccagcttggagtttgccaaaaggcacataaaggactctcagaccatgggaaacaagattctctggtctgatgaaaccaagattgaactctttggcctgaatgccaagtgtcacagctggaggaaacctggcaccatccctacggtgaagcatggtggtggcagcatccctacggtgaagcatggtggtggcagcatcatgctgtggggatgtttttcagcggcaaggactgggagactagtcaggatcgaaggaaagatgaactgagcaaagtacagagagattcttgatgaaaacctgctccagagtgctcaggacctcagactggggcgaagtttcaccttccaacaggacaacgaccctaagcatacagccaagacaatgcaggagtggcttcgggacaagtctctgaatgtccttgagtggcccagccaaagctcGGACTTGaccccgatcgaacatctctggatagacctgaaaatagctgtgcagtgatgctcccccatccaacctgacaaagcctgagaggatctgcagataagaatgggagaaactcccaaaatactgGTGTGCCTAGCTTAgcgtaatacccaagaagactcaaggctgtaatcgctgccaaaggtgcttcaacaaaagtactgaataaagcgtctgaatacttatgtaaatgtgatatcagttttttttatatataaatcagcaaaaatgtctaaacctgtttttgcttcatcattttgggttattgtgtgtagattgatgagaaaaaaacaattcaatacattttagaataaggctgtaacgttacaaaatgtggaaagcaCTGTATATAAAATCTATACAAAAATCTATATAATATATGACAGCTCTGAATCTGTGTCTGTACCCAAACTCACAATCAATCGACACATGTTTTTCCTGTGTGCATACGTGTTTTTTGGGGTTGATTTAGCCTAGCCTATCTGTTTTCTTTAGTGGAATGCCTACCTGCTCCGAATGTCAGCTGCCGCTTGTCCAACGGGACAGAGTTTCGGTTCAGCGGAGAGGAAGTGGGCTTCAACCAGAGCATCCCCTGCAGGAATGTGTATGTATCTTTTTTACCAGACATTCGGCACTGTGGAAATGTTGAATACTTATAAGGGCACAacatagcaaaacgttttgcaacggaaaaccgaaacaaacatttcttattggacatggtcgggtgtattcattagtgcacaccgtagcaaaaaaaaatatattgggaAAAGTCAGGTAGGTCCCTCCTTGTTTGCTTTCATTTTGTTCCAAGTGAATACACACCAGATAGTACCTTCCTGTTTCATGCCTAGTGAATATGAAAGTATTTTTTATTGATTAGCCTAAATAATACCCCATCGTATGTAATGTCTACACATTTAAAGCGTTAGTGAACTGCTTCAAACTAAAATGGGATTTCTTTGCAGGAGCGGTTACTCCTACAAAATAGCAGTGGCCTTGTCCCTCTTCCTGGGGTGGTTAGGAGCTGATCGCTTCTACCTGGGATACCCAGCTTTAGGTAGGCCTCTAACTCAACTCTGGActtcgaagccagttccactgcgttttttcattgttcccctttaatcagggactgatttagacttgGGACATCAGGTGGGTGCAATTCAATATCAGAATAGAAGACAGCAGGCgtcggacctcgtagggtaagatttgaatacccctggtttacagtatgACCTTTAACTTATCATTGCTGTAAAgcagagctaccctcctgtaggttttcattccaaccccagttgtaactaacctaattcagtttatcaaccaggtAATTACTAGAATCAGGTGTGGTAGATTAGGTGTTACGCACACCTctatgaagagggaacgcaacaccctgctacaactccccgtgaagtgaaagaggtatggactgtaggtgtgagtaaggatgacaaaaggcaAAGAATTGTACTGTTTACAAGGAATTTATTCCATCACACGGTAAttttggggaaaaggggctggatggaaccaaagcaaagaaagtaaatatcaaagccccctctcctaccttacctgcctacccactacttacctaacttagcaccacctggtgcgctaaccaaaatacagggggtggtctgcccaggtcttacctagtgtgcctagacagtgaatatactacaggtatatgtatgcccgcgggcctcttgcctaagcactccctaggtgccttcgccttccccccctgggaacaaacTAAACAGAATTTTACAAACAATTTCACAATCAAAAACACAGTCCTTTTGTCATAGACATACCTTAGTAGGACCGGCTACAAAAATACTGGAAACAAATTATACCTCTGCGCAACAACGAAAACAGAGGACATACTCATCTCcctctgagaacaaccaacacagtaaATAACCCAcagccatcagcctcctctctcagcaatcATCTCTCTCCTGAACAGAATATtggcttttatatagcttcagaaggAGTCTAATCGGATAGAGCTGTaacttgacgagggggcggggtcagctccaatcatcaatggggctgaccaatcagctgcttggggagaattcaggaagccatctcctgaaacacacacactcaaatacacaaactacaacacagaaactggggaacgtaacattaGGGTTGAagtgaacctacaggacggtagctctccaggaacagggttggagagccctgctgtaaaGTTCAGGACGAGTATTGGTGTGCTATGTATCTATTATATATTCTATTCAAGTATTTGCAAGGCTTATTTGCTGTAAAAATACATCCAAGATTCTCCACATTTTAGGGTCTTTTTTGTTTTTCCTACTAGCATGGGGTACGTAGGCATCGCAGAGCCACACTGGACAGGCATGAGCAAGCTTTACAGGCTGCACTTAGCAGCGCGTGGGTTGGTACGGTTGGCGTGGGCATCACCATGGAACAGTGGCGTATTAAGCTGGCAAGATGGGCAGTGGTTTTGTAGAGCAGACACCTGATGGCCATCATTTTAAAAATCAACAAAGCTACCTacgtaacccccccccccctaaccctaacccccccaATTTAAGATTCTCATCATTTAGCTGTGTGCGTGTGGAAGATGTGGGGCTAGTGAGCACCAGTAGCCTTTGCCCAGGGATGTCACCCCCCCCTAAGAAATGGGTAGTGTGGTGATTTGACTATGTTGTAGGCTAGTGACATTTGAATGTTGAAAGGAGAATGTGTCTAGTTGAATGACCGCCCTTGCTCTGGGCTTTCATGCATCCAATTCACACTCTCACTGCACAGTTAAAGCACAACCTGCACACATTCATACTCCACTTCACTGCCCCTCTCACCGATAAAGACCTGTTGTTCACAATCCTCCGTTGTTTTGGAAACAAAGTTGACTTAGCACCATTTCTCTCTGAAAGCAAAGCAGGCAGCAAAAAAAACACGCGCGCACACATACACCCTCTCCACTCAGACACATATTCACCCAGCACTGAAAGCGTTCCAAATTGTTCACCTTCGCCTCGCAAGTTAATTTCCCATTCAGCGACACACGGGCAAAGTTGGAACGGAACACGGGGGATAAACTGAAACGTTGCCCAGTCGCCTGGATGGGAGAGTTTTCATGTAAACAACGAAGCGTTGCTCACACAATAGGTAGCAAATTATGATTAGGGGCCAGGCAGGATTTTTATTTATGCCTACTTTAAAGAGACATGGTGTGCCCCTTTAAGCTTCATCCCACATTGACTATGTGTCTCCCtttcgttctctgtctctctctgcttctctctttccctctctctaggGCTGCTCAAGTTCTGCACTGTGGGCTTCTGTGGGATTGGGAGCTTGGTGGATTTCATGTTGATCTCAATGCAGGTAAGTGGCATTCAGGGAACAGCTGTGGAACACAGAGCTGCTAAGTAATCCCTCTATCTGTTGGTTATGTGTGTGAAAATCCATGGTCTTCTCACAGTGACATTGAAAGTAATTGTTTATGCATCCAATGCGGCGGTGACAAGGGTGTGTTAGGTCAGGGATCCCTAATTGTGGGTAGAAGCTGGTTCCTTTTGGGTCACAGCAGATGACTACATTGGTTGGCCACAAGAAACATTAAAAGGCTTGTTGGGTCACACTGCAAACAGAAGTTAGGAAACCACTGTGGTGTTATCAGTATGATAATTGTATGTTTTACAAAGCTATTTCTACGATTTCAAAAGAAGTTTCTCAATTTGAGCGCACCCCCGTCAATAAACAGTCGCTCTCTTCCGCTAAATGCTCGCACAAGTCGCACCGAGTGTGGGATGTAGCGTTTGTCTGGCGATAGTTCAGCGCGCTGCTGTGTCTGAACCCTAACAGTGATGGTAATCAAACGAGTGGAGCAAAGTTGGTCTTTACAGAACAGCCTGGGCTTTGATGCAATGgtcacgcaacacacacacactaatcagaGCAGGCCACGTAACACTGAACAGAAGCATAGCCAAGCCAGTCAGgaagatgctgtgtgtgtgtgtgtgtgtgtgtgtgtgtgtgtgtgtgtgtgtgtgtgtgtgtgtgtgtgtgtgtctgtttgtattCAGAAGAGCACCTGTGTCTGTGTGGCCCTCTGCTCAGCACTAACCTCTCTATGAATGGGGGTTAATGAGACTGTGGTGTGTTTTCGCAAAGGGGCTTCTCTAGccccattcccccctcctcctcGGTCCCCCCTAACCCCCCATTTATGGCCCCCGAGCCTGACAAAGAGAGGCCAGTCCATTTGTCATCCTGTTAGGGCCTCAGCTCACCCCTCTTTACCTTCACCGTCTCCATTAAGGAACCAGTGTTTGCAGGATGCCATACATGGTTCGTGttcactaggaaccaaatggaagcaagtcggccaaaacagggagggactacttgaaaaaaaaaaatcccccgcTTTCTGTTGCAAACACTTTTGCTACGGTATACACTTAGGGTTGTGAATAAGACCACGGTCCACGTGGACAGAGCAAGCTTTTAGCTTTAACTCATTGTCAACATGGCCGGATGTTATAGAACGAAAAGCACACTTATTTGTTTGGTTTGTTCAATATAGTTAAACGTGTTGAATGAAACCCGTGTCCTTATacttaaaaatatgtttttaccgTATAGAATAGTAGTGGTGTGTCATTTTAGAACTGTGCGTCATGAATGCGACTTTCCAGAATTTTACCATAACAGTTCCCTGTATCACATCTGAGACAAAAACACAAACCGTGATCGAGAAACAGtataccctttctctctctagttACCTAcctctttttctcgtcctcccCAGTGGTCCTCTACATCCTACTGTGGATGCAGGCCTTTATAAAGCCGCTATTTCCTTAGAAAGGGGCGTTGGCGTGCGTTCGGCCACTTTGATTAAGCGAGGCGACGGGCGCACTGTTTATTGTTCTCCTAATTTCTTATTGAAGGCCCTAAGAGAGCAATGCTTTTAAGCGGCTTCGGCTGTCGCGCACAGCAAAACACTTACATTCTCAATTAGCTGTATAGGCTGCGTCCAGGTTCTCTCGTTCTCCGCCTTTTTAAAGAGTGACAATTTTGATAAAGAGTTCCGTGTCCCCGGAGAGCCCATTTAGACGTCACGCTAAAGCCCCATATTTTAACGGCTAACTACCTCGACTAAAAGCAACGTCAGAGCGGGCAAATGCATCTTTGAGAAGTAATGAGTAAACACCTGGGACGTGATAATTTATATTCATTGATTATGACTGGGGGAGAGGAAGCTGTACGTGGTTGGTTtgggacctctctctctctctcgctctctctctctctctctctctctctcgaaatACAGAGGTCCACGCCAGATGAATTATGTCCGATAACTTTCCAATTTGCAAACTAGGTAGAGCAGAGACGGACACAGGTGATAGATAGATGGGACGTGGATTGTTGGAGCAGTGTGTTTTTTAAATGGTTATCAGACAGGGATTCAAGCAATTGAAGGTCTTGGATTTCCATGTAGAGCCTTCTGAGGTGTGTTTGGTTTGTACAGCAGAGAGTCTTGGATTGAGGGAGTTGACACTTGACATGGAAATTGTCAGTCCTGTTGTGGGTGCTGTCTGAACTGAATCGGTCATGCCACCAGCCTGCCCATTTCTAAATCTGCCAGTCTGATTTAACACTTCAGAAAGCCTCTATCTGGCCAAAGTCCCTTAAAAGGCTGGAATGCCTCGCCAATGTTGATCTACTTGGATACAACACACTCTAGTCACAAACTCATTATCAGAGGGTTAACCAGTAGCCCAGCTGTAGCTGGACTCAGCTTCTGCGCCCTTTACacactcaggtgtgtgtgtgtaagttcaCTGGTCCCACTCTGCTGCGATTGCTGAGTACCAAATCAGAAGTGTATTATCTGCTGGACCCAGGTTTTCACCGTGTGTAACCTGATGTCTTTCCTCTGTTCCTTCCTTTTAGATAGTGGGTCCATCGGATAAGTCTGACTACATAGTGGACCACTACGGTGCCAGACTCACACGCCTCTCCATTACCAACGACACCTATAGAAGAACCCAGATCTCACCCTGAGGGTGTGTACACGAGTATAGCATGTTAGACACGCCGCACCGGGGTACACTAGTAGCATGTTAGAGACAACAGGCTTTGGTGAGTCATTCGTGGTGTAATTGTGGAAACCCAGAACAAACATGTCATGTAACTGCATCAGCTACCATTTACATGTTATGaagtctgtccacgagagatctCTTTATAACAGTTTGCACGTCTTTTCACCTAACGGTGTACATACACTACATAtcgaaaagtatgtggacacttgttcgtcgaacatctcattctaaaatcatgggcattaatatggagttggtcccccttttgctgctaagACAGCctgcactcttctgggaaggctttctacgagatgttggaacattgctgcgtggacttgcttccattcagccacaagagaattagtgaggtcgggcactgatgttgggcgattaggcctggctcgcagtcggcattccaattcatcccaaaggtattcgatggggttgaggtcagggttttgtgcaggccagtcaagatcttccacaccgattgcgacaaaccatttctgtatggaccttgctttttgcacgggggcattgtcctgctgaaacaggaaagggcgtGATCCgattccactaatttgaaggggtgcccacatacttttgtatatgttcTGTGTCATTTTGAATGTCCACTTATTACATCTGTATGACATTCAAAATGACATGTACATGAGCCCACACTGTACAGTCTGCTAGGCATCACATGAGAATTTAACACGGACTCTATCAAATATATaagttcaacaacaacaaaatactgcatGCAACCTCTTTTCTGTCGTTTCAGGGCGAAagtgaaaaacaacaacatgctGTCTGAATGCTGTCGTTTTTAAATTATGCCCCTCTTTTGGCATCCTATTTTTCACCCGACCAGTACATACGAACTATTCCGAGTCCACTTCTCCTGTCTGCATGTACCCCCAATGTCAGGAGTAGAGCCTGTGAAGCGAGACTTAGTCTCTCCTTGCTTCTTTGTCCTTCATTCCTTGTCTTCTCCTCAAAATGCATTTGAAGATCAAATCTGAGGAGATGAGGAAACAAGGAAAGACTTGAGATTCACCCGTGGTCACAAGCTCAGGTCCCGGAGGGTTACAGTACAGGCTTTTGTTCCAACACAACATTAGCCACTCTGTGTAGCTCTCCAGTACCAGTGGGTTGATGACCACCCGCATAGAGCTTCAAGTCATCGTTGTTATACTCCTATGAGAATCTAGAATCTGCACTGAGAACGGTGTACTGTAAATATAATGTCATTTGTGGTTTTTGAGTATGTCTGGCAGCAAGGGAACTAATTGTACTGTATGACTGTCTTTTTGCTTTCATTTGTCATTTGAGATTTTTGTAAATAAAGTGATCATTTAATGAACATGGCCGCCTTTTGTAAATGACGTTATCCCTCCATTAAAATGACTTTCGTAAAGGAACACACTCCGCTCCTATGCCCTCAAACAGTCCTCACAACGAACCCCCTCCACAGCAAGCAACCTCCCGCTGCAACACAACTCTGGCTATAACAAATCGATGAACCGCTGTATTCACCGTAGCAGTGTCGGATATCCATACTGATACCACATCTAGAATATCCAGCCCGCCCACCTACTGTACAACACATTCTCCCCGTCACTTTCTGTTGCACTGTGTAGATTAGGAGTGTCACACCCATATGTTTTAAAGATGGCTTTCAGGCTCATGTAGCTCATCTATCAGGCCAGTGAGAGTACACCGGGTCCCCCATCGCGCAGACGCACAGCAGGGCAACACACCCCAGACCTCAGCAGAAAGCTGAGATGGCTCTGCCTTGTGACTTTTCCCAAGCATCCCTGCTGCAGCCTTTGTAATAAAGATGACAGTAGGGATACTTCAGGGGGAGAAGATCTGTCTTCATCTGCAGGATGGATGCTGAGACCTAGCGTGTCATTTCCCTGACCTCTGAAATCCCTGCAGGATGATTGGTCACTGCCAATCATCCTGCAGGGATGGTCACACATAGTTCCATCCCTGCACACATAGTTCCTCCAATGGGCTCAACGTTTGCCGTTGAACTGCTGATAGTGTACTCCGTGTCAGATTAAACGGCAAGTGTCAACGCAACTAGTTTTCGAGCTAGacaatatactatatattacgtAAATCATAAAGAAGGCCAAACATCTTTTTCACTTCTGTGGACTAAAGATGAGAGGCAAAGAAGACAAAGAGGGATGAGGGATAAGAGAGCGATAGATCTGGAAACACTCGAATCCAGTCAGGCCATCCTGTACCCTCAATAGTTTGATTTTGGTCGGAACAGCCGGCTTGTACCGCCTTTCAATGAAAACGAGGTGGATGTATATTTGACTCTGTTTGAGCGGATTGCCACATCCCTAACATGGCCGCGTGATATCTGGTCACTGCTCCTTCAAAGTGTTCTTGTGGGAAAGGCTCAGAAAGTGTACGCCGCTTTATCTCTTGACCAGAGTTCAGATTATGACCCTGTTAATGCTGCTCTCCTTCGGGCTTACGAGTTAGTCCCAGAAGCATACCGACAACATTGATGTAAATTACAAAAGACAGAATCACAAAGCCACTGAGTCCGCGTGTCTTTTTGATCGGTGGTGTGGTTCTCAAGAGGTCGAGGACCTTGAGGATTTAAAGACTCATACTTCTCGAGCAGTTCAAGAATTGCCTTCACAAAAAGGTTGCGACCTACATTTATGAGCACAAGGATCTCACTCTTGCGAAAGCTGCAGTTCTTGCAGATGAGTTTGTGTTGACACATACAACTACCTTCACAAACAAAGCACCCAGTAGTTATCCCTACTCAAAAAGCAATCCAGAGAAATTAACTGCTACTCTGAGGTTTCAGTCCATTTCTACATTGCCCAAATATAAAGATCGGCAGAAAACTGTATTTCGTATCCACCAGTTTGTCATTACTGCTGTAGAGAAAGGACACATGAGCTCTTAGTGTCCTACGTTGAAACAGAACATTGagaatgtgaaaatgctgtttCTTCTTGTGGGAGCACTCcagcccattaagtctctggtTGGGACTGCTGTATCTCCTAAATATTTGAGGGTATTTTGGCTTTGTCTGACACTTCAGCAACTGGTTACAGTGTGTTAGTACAAGGCGTGGAGATGTGTTGCATGGAAGATCCTTTTTGTTTAATGTGGAACTCGAGTCAGATCTTATTTGTCGATGGAGTGAGACCTAGCCTACTGGTGAAGGTGGTCTCATTCATTTTGGTAAACGATTTGGCTGGTGGGAAGGTCGTGCCAAATCCTTTCGTTTGTAAGGAACCCAAAGTAGAGGAACCTGATGGGTTATCGGAAAAGTAGCCTAGCATGTTCCCATATTGTGCTACAAGTGCGATGTCTAAGAAAGTCGCCGGGAGAAAGTCTAGTGTTGAGGATGTCAGCGATCCCGCCATGGTCATTCTGTCTGAGACATTTATGGGTGATCTTGACTTCACTAAACCTCCTGAGTTGACCTCTCCTTTGAAAACCCAAAAGGTTCGTAGGACCGCTGAAGGAAGAGAGGGTCCCTACAGTTGACACTTCGATGTCTAGGATGTCCAGCAGATTACTGATCAGAGTAATGAtgtttccctctcccctctttttgCTGAGATACGTCCAAAAGCGGAGTTTGATTAAGTTCGTGTGCGTTACTTTGACAGAGATGGTGTTTAAATAAGGAAATGGTGTTCTTGCGTCACTTCCAGGCAAGACGATTGGCCCACTGTATCTCAAATTGTCATTCCAGTTACGCTTCGACAAGAGATACTGAGGTTGGCTCACGATGGTAGTATGACAGGCCATCTTGGGGTCAACAAGATGTATGACTGTATCTTGCGTAACTTAATTTGGCCTGGTCTGAAACAGGATGTCGTGTCTTACTGTAAATCCTGTCCCGTTTGCCAGCGGAACGGTAAACCGAACCAAGCTGTTCCGGTTGCAACTTTGCAGCGTATTCCTGCTTTTGACAAATGTTTCAGCAGCAGGTTTCTGGTGGACTCTGTTGGTCCTTTGCCCAAAGCCAAGAGTGGTAACCAGTTTCTCTTAACCATAATGTGGGCTGACACTCGTGTCACTTTGGAAAATCATGAGAGGAAAATTACtatggatattgcaggagtttccccttgaaatcagacatgtttgTGGTAAGGACAACTTCGTTGCTGTTtctctcaagggtgggcagtcaataAGTTGTATGTTTAGCCAATGTGTTGCCCTGGCTCACAATTTACTTTGACTGCACATTTTGGAGATTAGTTTTGTTTGGTCTCGTTCCAAGGGAATGCAAGTTATAGAAACATACTTTATTTTACCCGTTTCTCAAACTTCAGTTTTAGGtaataataaaaacaatttaaagtgtgtgtgtgtgtgtgtgtgtgtgtgtgtgtgtgtgtagcctgtcgttctgcctctgaacaaggcagttaacccactgttccccagaaggctgtcattgtaaataagaattagttcttaactgataTATATGTACACTACCATCCAAAAATTGggggtcacttcgaaatgtccttgtttttgaaagaaaagcaacaaaaaattgtccattaaaataataccaattgatcagaaatacagtgtagacattgttaatgttgtaaattacttatgtagctggaaacggctcatttttaatggaatatctacataggcgtacagagaatctggagcatcagcatttgtgggttcgattacaggctcaaaatgtccagaaacaaagaactttcttctgaaactcgtcagtctattcttgttctgagaaatgaaggctattccatgcgagaaaatgccaagaaactgaagatcttgcacagcgctgtgtattactcccttcacagaacggcacaaactgtctctaaccagaatagaaagaggagtgggagaccccggtgcacaactgagcaagaggacaagtacattagtgtcaagtttgagaaacagatgcctcacaagtcctcaactggcagcttcattaaatagtacccgcaaaacaccagtctcaacagtgaagaggcgactccgggatgctgtccttctaggcagagttcctctgtccagtgtctgtgttctttcccccatcttaatcttttctttttattggccagtctgagatatggctttttcattGCAACTCttcaaaactgtttttgctttgtcattaatgggtattgtgtgtataaaaaaaaaatcctccattttagaatgaggcagCAATGTTagagctttattctaaaatgtattaaaaaatatatattattctctcaatctacacacaataccccttaatgacaaagcaaaaacaggtttttagaaatattggCAAATTTATATAACAAAAAAAatgatatcacattaacataagtattcagaccctttgttcagtactttgttgaagcacctttggcagcgattacagcctcaagtcttcttgggtattacgctacgagcttggcacacctgtattttgggagtttctcccattcttctctgcacatcctctcaagctttgtcaggttggatgggggacgtcgctgcacagctattttcaggtctccagagatgttcgatcgtgttcaagtccaggctctggctgggccactcaaggacattgagacttgtcccttaagccactcctgtgttgtcttggctatgtatttagggttgttgtcctgttggaaagtgaaccttcgccccagtcagaggtcctgagtgctttgaagcaggttttcatcaaggatctctctgtactttgctccgttcatctttccctctatcctgactattctcccagtccctgccgttggaaaatatccccacagcatgatgctgccaccaccatgcttcaccgtagggatgatgtcaggtttcctccagacgtgacgcttggcattcaggccaaagagttcaatcttggttttatcagaccagggaatcttgtttcttGTGATCAGACTCCTTTAGgcgccttttgacaaactccaagcgtgctgtcatgtgccttttactgaggagtggcttccgtctggcc
Coding sequences:
- the LOC120054642 gene encoding TM2 domain-containing protein 1-like produces the protein MASHRSRLFCLRTLSLSIFFYCTYCHFQLVLGNDVDSCKSLRLGQYLCKEPRIDDATQEPANCKDMIAWVECLPAPNVSCRLSNGTEFRFSGEEVGFNQSIPCRNVSGYSYKIAVALSLFLGWLGADRFYLGYPALGLLKFCTVGFCGIGSLVDFMLISMQIVGPSDKSDYIVDHYGARLTRLSITNDTYRRTQISP